From the genome of Triticum aestivum cultivar Chinese Spring chromosome 3B, IWGSC CS RefSeq v2.1, whole genome shotgun sequence, one region includes:
- the LOC123065157 gene encoding uncharacterized protein: MHGKPLRRIGEDCPDGATHKSVRQDICILLDRIHGFYESALDRLPAERIPSLTTRLLKAGVCFGFLDPVSNIIANTVSYTPSPEDEIKEEDEIISKVRTNTKDERIFDIPLYPETVDSMTVARRSLEGLVSFLCFQYRYLEKTEALRYLRLAGCDLLGAVALIEQDRNRSPGEPVFNIMSPTTKIALECAALSARHPEPAVLVGVSLSLMSRTVKVSKILGALCCLPSAAVKRLARLLRASIDLGADRKRKRKRGELTPRNAESVEWKPGMHGTFRHTQTLKLLLLGKIHGFYLEALALLPRDGLRQLHHCSLIKGGYCYGPMDPVSNIILNTIWYGTAFPMHQDFEFDFQVDMICTRTLMRIECCSLYGIVAFLRARFSSLSEHGALWHLLLANVDLRLAVEMVQQSGFLIGGTDLDAYKKAAVDSWHSDPDALVKFTTLSLDIEPTKLSHMLAHALDDCTVEHLTKLVSKSSPTKSKKRARLLNKVSSCSEILNKNQKMLIPAIRKKFKADQEFYVRKVNAALNKFSQQTGVDYELHIICGVNPKVCEGSTTYLYKKRFKYEYFHINFLATPKGSDPATTPRELFFAECSNGDNDEEERPSLCLPVLGSSIDHTRCFFCEHSGINIVHPYFGTYNGRRDDFQEMASGRQDVLIQTIISRYEFQVDGMFTLKEDWIYFDPNMDAKIAQMNPIPDWARKVREWGRIF; the protein is encoded by the exons ATGCATGGCAAGCCTCTCCGCCGCATAGGCGAAGATTGTCCTGATGGCGCTACGCATAAGAGCGTTAGGCAGGACATATGCATCTTGCTCGATCGCATCCACGGTTTCTACGAGTCGGCGCTCGACCGGCTGCCGGCGGAGAGGATACCCTCGCTGACCACGCGCCTGCTCAAGGCCGGCGTTTGCTTCGGTTTCCTTGACCCGGTCTCCAACATCATCGCCAACACCGTCTCCTACACGCCAAGCCCCGAGGACGAAATTAAGGAGGAAGATGAAATCATCTCTAAGGTGAGGACCAACACAAAAGATGAACGAATCTTTGATATACCGCTGTACCCAGAGACGGTCGACTCCATGACCGTGGCACGGCGGTCGCTGGAGGGTCTTGTCAGCTTCCTTTGCTTTCAGTACCGCTACTTGGAGAAAACAGAAGCACTGCGCTACCTGCGCCTCGCCGGATGCGACCTCCTCGGCGCTGTAGCTCTCATCGAGCAAGACCGTAACAGGAGCCCCGGCGAGCCCGTGTTCAATATCATGTCACCTACAACCAAAATAGCCCTGGAGTGTGCCGCCCTGTCCGCGAGGCATCCCGAACCAGCAGTCCTGGTGGGCGTCTCGCTGTCATTGATGTCTCGGACGGTCAAGGTGTCCAAGATTCTTGGGGCACTCTGCTGCTTACCCTCTGCAGCTGTCAAGCGCCTTGCCAGGCTGCTCAGGGCCTCGATTGATCTTGGTGCAGATAGAAAGAGGAAGAGAAAGAGGGGTGAGCTGACACCCAGGAACGCAGAGTCTGTTGAGTGGAAGCCGGGTATGCATGGAACATTCAGACACACACAGACTCTGAAGCTACTGCTCCTCGGCAAGATCCATGGTTTCTACCTAGAGGCACTCGCCCTGCTGCCTAGGGACGGCCTGCGCCAGCTTCACCACTGCAGCCTCATCAAGGGCGGCTACTGCTATGGCCCCATGGATCCTGTCTCCAACATCATCCTCAACACCATTTGGTATGGCACTGCATTCCCCATGCACCAAGATTTCGAGTTTGACTTTCAGGTGGACATGATATGCACAAGGACCCTTATGCGCATCGAGTGCTGCTCCCTCTATGGCATCGTCGCCTTCCTCCGTGCTCGCTTCAGTTCTCTCTCGGAGCATGGTGCTCTCTGGCACCTTCTTTTGGCCAATGTGGACTTACGGTTAGCCGTTGAGATGGTACAACAGTCTGGTTTCCTTATCGGCGGCACTGACCTTGATGCCTATAAGAAAGCTGCGGTTGattcatggcactcggaccctgaTGCACTGGTGAAATTCACGACATTGTCCCTGGACATTGAGCCCACCAAGTTGTCGCACATGCTGGCTCACGCGCTTGACGACTGCACAGTTGAGCACCTCACAAAGCTTGTGTCAAAATCTTCACCTACCAAATCAAAGAAGCGGGCTCGGTTACTGAATAAAGTATCATCATGCTCAGAGATCTTGAATAAAAACCAGAAGATGTTAATTCCGGCCATTCGGAAGAAATTTAAGGCCGACCAAGAGTTCTATGTCAGGAAGGTCAATGCCGCATTGAACAAGTTTTCTCAGCAAACAGGG GTGGACTATGAACTTCATATTATTTGCGGTGTGAATCCCAAGGTATGTGAAGGTTCAACTACTTATCTGTACAAGAAGAGGTTCAAATATGAGTATTTCCATATCAACTTCTTGGCAACACCAAAGGGATCAGATCCTGCTACCACACCTCGAGAATTGTTCTTCGCTGAGTGTAGCAATGGTGATAACGATGAGGAGGAAAGACCATCGTTGTGCTTGCCGGTTTTGGGTTCTTCGATAGATCACA CTCGCTGCTTTTTCTGTGAGCATAGTGGGATAAACATTGTGCATCCATATTTTGGAACATATAATGGACGCCGTGATGATTTCCAAGAGATGGCTTCCGGAAGGCAAGATGTCCTAATTCAAACTATCATCAGCCGCTACGAGTTTCAAGTCGATGGTATGTTTACTCTGAAGGAGGACTGGATCTATTTTGATCCCAACATGGACGCAAAGATTGCCCAGATGAATCCTATTCCTGACTGGGCTAGGAAGGTGCGAGAATGGGGCAGAATCTTCTGA